The Nitrospira sp. genome includes a region encoding these proteins:
- a CDS encoding hemerythrin domain-containing protein, translated as MSEHNTITALYAEDHDRLDELFKTFQASKRSDFAKAKDAFKEFKVGLQRHIIWEEELLFPMWEEKTGMIEDGPTPVMRFEHEQIRQLLDAIHRKVESQDLNSDQEEQSLLDLLGSHNRKEERALYPAIDNVTNADERTTIFNTMKTIPEDRYNACCSGH; from the coding sequence ATGAGCGAGCACAACACGATCACGGCATTGTACGCGGAGGATCATGACCGGCTGGATGAATTGTTCAAGACCTTTCAGGCATCGAAACGATCGGATTTTGCCAAGGCGAAGGACGCGTTCAAGGAGTTCAAAGTCGGGCTCCAGCGGCATATCATCTGGGAAGAGGAGCTGCTGTTTCCAATGTGGGAAGAGAAAACTGGGATGATCGAGGACGGGCCGACACCCGTGATGCGATTTGAGCACGAACAGATCAGGCAGCTGCTGGACGCGATTCATCGGAAAGTTGAGAGTCAGGATCTCAATAGTGATCAAGAGGAGCAGTCGCTACTTGACCTCTTGGGCTCTCACAATCGGAAGGAAGAGCGGGCGCTCTATCCTGCCATTGATAACGTCACCAATGCGGACGAGCGCACCACGATCTTCAACACCATGAAGACGATTCCGGAAGATCGGTACAATGCCTGCTGCAGTGGGCACTGA
- a CDS encoding YtxH domain-containing protein, whose product MTTRNDEDSGLAVALAFLGGAMMGIMTGFLLAPRSGEDTRRELKGYARRTEDDVIEKAKEARAALDDVINRGRQFVDERRADVEAALQAGKDAIRERRER is encoded by the coding sequence ATGACGACTCGTAACGATGAGGATTCAGGATTGGCGGTGGCGCTGGCATTTCTCGGCGGAGCCATGATGGGGATCATGACGGGGTTTCTTTTGGCTCCAAGGTCCGGCGAGGACACGCGGCGAGAGCTCAAAGGCTATGCAAGAAGGACGGAAGACGACGTGATTGAGAAAGCCAAAGAGGCTCGGGCGGCGCTTGATGACGTCATTAACCGGGGCCGACAATTCGTCGATGAACGCCGGGCTGATGTTGAAGCGGCGTTGCAAGCCGGCAAAGACGCGATACGAGAGCGGAGAGAGCGATAA
- a CDS encoding cytochrome c: protein MSILVVALTASWALAQSHSGNTKSGERIFQQHCAGCHGATGDGLGPEIKELIVPPANFRAVKSRTKTDMDLYLAIKQGVLFSPMHGWADRLSEQEIRDVLNYIRMLAPFHPLG from the coding sequence ATGAGTATTCTGGTAGTCGCCTTGACTGCCTCGTGGGCTCTGGCTCAGAGCCACTCTGGAAACACGAAGAGCGGGGAGCGAATCTTCCAACAGCACTGTGCTGGTTGTCACGGAGCTACTGGCGATGGGCTTGGGCCTGAGATCAAGGAATTGATCGTGCCTCCGGCAAATTTCCGTGCCGTGAAGTCACGGACCAAGACCGATATGGACCTCTATCTCGCGATCAAACAGGGAGTGCTCTTCAGTCCGATGCATGGGTGGGCGGATCGGTTGTCCGAGCAAGAGATTCGTGATGTCCTCAACTATATTCGTATGTTGGCTCCTTTCCACCCTCTCGGATAG